ACAATGGACGAGAATAGGTCGAATGGCCAAACTGATGTTAGCATTGAAGTCAAAGAACATGTATCACAAATTATAGTCAACTTTTTAATGATAGGCAGTACTAGATCTCAAGATGAATCAATATATTGTAAGGTATGTTTTCTACTTGCATTATCAATTTTAAGTTTGGTAGTGTGGGATAGGCAGATTACATAACTTTAGGCACATGCAGGCATTTTTGTATCACATCAAAAATACACTGGCTACCCACGTGACTCTTATTAACAAACCCACATCCACACATATAAATCTACCAAAATATGTAATAGGTCCCCAAGAAGCTTtggtaactgcaaatttagcatcccaggctcccctactattagtatcataaaagttttcaatattcatttcaataaaaattaccttcataacatgttgtaattattttttccaGATTTTAATATCAGCATTGAGAATTTTGtcacatatttatttcaatgagcAAAAGATTGACATACCAATATCAGATGTAATAGGAATATGTcagtatttcattttatatggGCTTGCAAATCAGGGTAATAAGCCTGAAAGGATAATGCCAGCTCAGCAGTCCATTGCTGCAGCACCTGTTAAACCAAATCCAAAAGGAGGCAAGGTGGGTTTTATTTTgagctttatttttttctttctatgacaaattagcccttgtcTGCAATTTCACATGATGTTTTCAAACCAGCAATTGTATCCttcatatagttttatttttattagtattgtAGTTCTTCCTCAGACAAGCTCAGTCACAAGCATTATTTCCAAACTACAAAATGTCTAAAAGTAAACACAATATATGAAAATTTAGAAGAGTTTAATTAAGTATGTtagctataatattttttttagtttagttatattcattaacaaaatactcttatgaaatatataaaaagtattaaaaatataattatttatagaaacaaaaaatcaGGAAGCAAAGGAACAATGCAATAGAGAGCTTAAAAAAGGAGATACCAGTGTCCGATCGTAGTTTGATGAAGGATGTCgataattttgaaaacaattCAGCGTATAAGCCAGCTAGTAAGAATTACTTGGACGTCCAAAAGACTAGAACATGTTGGAATCTTACGAGTGACTCTGACATGTCAGATGTAGAAAATGGGAGGGAAAGCAAACTTTTAGCACTGAGATCGAGAGTACGACAGAGTGCTGCAAATTTGTTTCTGGTAATCTTTAAGGTGAGTAAATAAAGTATCTTTCTATATTTAATGTAGTTCCTCCATctccattctaccacagaacaacGAGACGCCGTGAAAAATTGCATCCTATTGTTGTCGACGTCCAGTCCATCCGCACGAAACTTTTTGCGTCAGTatttctaataagaactgctAAGATGTAGAATGCCCTATCTGCATGCGTCATGTGGATGCGTCTTGTGTTTCTTGACGTGTACATTTTGAGCACCTGCAAcgcaagagtaaataggcatcttctaggcaaaagcacttcatcttagacctcaccATTGCTTTcaatcaggcatgattgtagtcaggCACAAgttcataaaacataaaaaaataatatacatatttttagcagactcagtggcttacaaacaataagaaaaccaatgtcgaacaaaggtaaggtaaggtatggTTCACcgacatttgtcaggacaacttaataattaacaaactgtaaccgaaataagaccctagaattgTAGAGAATGACCTTCATTGGAGTctcgcacttgtaaacgttgtgtgtagggtaaCAAGTGCCTTTGACAGTTAAaccaaacactccccttttccactaaagtcactctccccgcctatcccaagtaacccatacataattacacaataagaaatgtggacggctcgaacgccatgtGCACActaaagccgaccgtacgaccggcgccttatatcgcaagtcgttcctgCTCACCGCTACTCCTCTCAATTCTATAGATTCCACTATAAAGTGACATTTCTCATATAATTTGAACTTTTCAGTGttcttattttaacttaattcaCCACCTTTTTTAAAGAAGAGTACAGAAAATAGCGAAAATAAGACCATGTCATCTAAACATATTGTGTTTAATGAGTCTTGACTTAATACTCTATAGCACAGGTTTACagagttttataataacaatatcaATTAGGTAATCAACAACTTAGGTATGTTTGGATTTATAACTatgaacttttattattttaatattatttaaaataataacaaactgATCCTGTGTATTTAAAAGCTAATCTATTAAGACAACCATTGTTTTTTTGTCTTTTAGGTGAAAGATAAGAAAGATATTTTTGGCTATTGGTGGGCACTTTTACCGGATTCGCCAGACGTAGACAATTGGTTGTTAGACGATAAATCTAAGAAGACCCTCGCGTTTGCAGCCGTCACCGACCCTATAGCCAGAAGCAGGGCCAGCGCGCTCAGTGTTATCTTAGCCTTGCTGTCGGGCTCTAGAATGTACCTGTCACAGGCCGAAAGTAGGTAAGATTGTATTAACATCAAAACGATAATCCATGAAAATCGTCTGTTTTGTGTTAATAAGTAGTGCAAACTCAATGGCTGAAACAAATACGTCACAGTATACTACGATTCTCTAGTTActtataagtaaaattaaaatgtttatgtgGATTGTACATAACAATAGTTATCTATCATGAATTATATAGTCTACAAGCTTGGCTTTATTTCATCTAAAATGCAGAAAAATTTCTATCTACAATCTTTGGTGCTTTGCATCTTGTAAAtcggtttttaaaaaaattaatcgccGTAAGATCTATATTAGGCTATAACCATAAGACAAGAAAAAGTTCTCGATTTTGCGTTGACCTAGATAACTTAGGTAGACATCCTTGAAAATCATTAATTGTCTTTTGAAATGTGTTTCAGCAAAAGGTCAAACACATCATTTATTCCGTTCTCTGTATCCCTCGGCTACATAATCACTTGCATGCACAAGATCCTAGTCGGCATACTGGATGCTGAGAGAAGCCAGGCGGTGATAATAGTCGCACTCAAATGCTGTGCCGCTTTGGTGCAGGCGACTCCTTATCATAAAATGCAAGAAGGATTGATTAGAGAGCTTGTGAGGTCGACTAGAAAGTTTTTGGTTTATAGAGGTATGAATGAAGGTGCTTAGTTAATGTTAAAGTAGTATTTAAGtgaactaaatataaataaatgactaAGTAAaaagtcattaaataaaactagTTTTCCGTTACATCTTCTCCTTTGCCTGAGCGTATGCAACTTTGGTGtacaactttttaaaagttCAGTTTAGGGGTTGCTACCGCCATGCGTAAATGCTTGATAATAAAAAGAGATACTTAGTAAAAAAAGTCATATAAACATAGACAAACATAGACATAGGCATCTCgtatagtacaggaaatctagaaaaTATGACTTACATGActtacatgactcgagattttttaaccattgGTAGGGAGAAAGaacaagcttaacttgagtacatAAACCGTGCCGCTTGGGATAGCTCAGAAACTCAAAAAGTTTTGGATTGCGTTTTTCTCCTAAACtatgagttttacattaaagttaatttgacaaatatagAGAACATTCTCATCTACATTTAATGCGGTACTATCGTACTACTTTAAATACGGAAGGTAGGTGGCGCTGAAGTTGCTTTAAATGTGGTTTTTCAGCATTTAGtgtgtaaaattttttttacaactaaaGTACAAATGAGAAAGTTGTTCCTCTCAAAAAACCTCCATCATTTACTTGAAAACTTTTTTCGTTACTGGCTAAGTAGTTACAATCGTGTTAGATTGCACCAAGGTATGGTGCGAATGTTAATTGTAGATGAGAATGtctacattttttgtcaaatgATCTGCGACTTTgttgtattttagaatttaaatttttagttgtaTTTTAGACTGTTGTATGCTATCAAATGCTGCTTtaatggtaataaaaaaaaatattactgtaatatattgtaatattttactttatattaatattaatatcatatatTAATGAAAAGTATTATTAATTGCAGATTTTTCATTACAAGTTGGTGCCTTAATAACTATAGGATGTGTTCTATCAGTGGACCCAAAAATAGAAGAAATATTGAAAGCAATGGAAAAAGACACAGTGCCTTACAGAAATCAAAATGagcaatcaaacaaagaaactgtCCCTTTAAATGATGAATGTGATGATTTCGAAGAGGGATATTCTGATGATGAAATGTTTGTTGCTGTTGAATCTGAAGTCAGTgatgtaaagaaagaaaaagatatGAAGacgttttactttaaaagttgGATTTTAGATATTTGTTTTAAGAATATGGGATGGTTGTTCAAGGACAATGAAAGAATTGTAAGTagcaataaaattattgatgtaCAAACTTAGATAttcctagcggacgcccgcaacttcgtctgcaTGGATagcaatgtaaactttcaaatcctatttcacctccttctatttatatcttcgcatgttttatacaataaataataatccaataatcatttttcaaaactataactcaagacatgaacaatttatattaaaataaaaatcatcccCTTTTTAACCCGTTAGGGGTAGattttgaatgacattatttttagtatttttctggcagtgcacataccaatttttacaattgaATCTTTAAAACTCaaggactttccatactaaTATCAAACCCTTTTTTActcccttctgatttaatttttgcgACGCTCGAAAAAGTGTCCTATAGCCTGCGCGATAGGGTGTTTCTTTGTGTAAGTGCCGCAGGCTCCTTACACAATAAGGAAATGGggcctcagcggcgtcaccgcgGGTTTTGGgccttgaaattaaataatttataaagctataataataataaattatttaattttccagAGATGTAAGCCGTCTGCTATTCCAATAATTCTGGAATCACTTCAAGTGTTATCAGCGATAGCATTTCACCATCTGTCAGAGATGTTACAATGTCACACAATGTTACTGGCGGACGTTCTGAGTGAAATGTTACAACACGAACATCAAGACGTCGTGTTACAATCTGCTAGAACTATAAGCATCATTGGCGACGCTATACAGAAGTTGGGTAatgtattcaattatttttgctTCCCCATTGCTACTTTTAGTTTTTGGTTAGCGGcatctataatttaaaatacaattcactttaaaatttctttacaaGAAAACAAACAGTTTTGTAACGTAAGGTTCATCTATTTGTGGTGATATTCACCTTAATAGAATTAACATAAAACCATTTTACTTCAGGTTAAGGTCCAAGTTCAGGTAGATAtgattaatttatacttttatttctaactaagttaaatagtagattgttatacaagaggctaaaaagacccattttaTATACGTGTTTTTTTAGGGCACGAGTCGCAAGGTCCCTAAATAGATACCGAGTTtttaatgggtttagccccgcatGTTTCACTATACTTTCatagtataataaaatagtattttatatttatagaacaACAAGACAAACCGTTACCCCTGAACCAATGTGTATATATGTGGGAGAAGCTGCTATCTCCTCTGTCCACAGTACTGCAAAATCACGAAAATGTTCCAGCCAAGGCTGTTGTATGCGATTGTATTGCCAACATTGGCGAGAAATCTTTCAAAGAGTTAccggtaagatttttttttttaatttttattctttacatgttatgccttgactacagtctcacctgatggtaagtgacgatgcaatctaagatggaaacaagctaatttgttaggaggcgGAAGAAAATCCGTTTCAAGATTTGTTCCCACAAAATGTATCTGTATATAGCTAATTTCGGgagatagaaaaataatttagtttttgaagaAGTTAGCCAAATCGTGCACACTTTAGAAATACACATAACTAGCCGATCCGGTTAATGCTTCGCCTTGACTTATGACCCAGGTATAAAAACCTTATCTGCCCTAATTAAGAACTTTTTGCGCGCcactctttattttattttatttttttgacaagtTTGAATACCACTAAAGGCACATATCATTCATACAAGTTTTTTATGTACAGGGTCGAATGCAGATGCTATGTTGTACATTGCTGATAGGATCTTGCAGTGACGAAGAGGCCACAGTGCGAGCGGCGGCAGTGAGAGCGCTTGCTATGGCCGTTATGTACCGTACACTCAGAGAGgtaactatactaaagccatgctcaatgtggaatgtttatcaacaaacaaattataaatgatggtagaaaacgcatgtcaagAGGTAACTATATTAAGGCCAAGCTCAATGTGGAATGTTTGTCAACAAACAAATGATAAATGacggtagaaaacgcatgtcaagAGGTAACTATATTAAAGCCAAGCTCAATGTGGAATGTTTGTCAACAAACAAATGATAAATGatggtagaaaacgcatgtcaagAGGTAACTATATTAAAGCCAAGCTCAATGTGGAATGTttgtcaacaaaaaaaattaaaatgatggtagaaaacgcatgtcatttcgtttcccttatcccacttaaaaagagtcggcaaaatatgtcaaatcTTCTCCATTTCAATTCTCGTCAACTCTTCATCCACTGCCTTTACACACAAGTCCTCTTTTatacactccaaccatctcttctttggcttCCTCTCCTATTGTGTCCTTCAACTTGCAAATTTCATCCACCCCCTTTACACACAAGTCCTCTTtaacacactccaaccatctcttctttggcttCCTCTCCtattgtgtccttccactttcaacatttttctagtaatatgactttcatccctcaCAATACATGCCAATAACAAGCTAAGCTTTTCTCAATTtttgtcactggcgccacttttagacttcctcttatatactcattccttattttaccacacatccatctcgacatacgcatttcgtttaCATGCATTTTTAcccaatttatttataaaattatgaatttttttttttttataaaatgttattcaaaagatattaattacattaatcaAATTGTCttaaatttaagaacaagttaactaaaattattattatttaggtgTGACTAGAACAATCTACTTTAAGTTTGGTTTTTATATGACACGATTTATTTCTGTTCTTATACGAACATTAGGTATatttcattagtttttttttgtaaattttaaactcCTTTTTGTAGGACATTTGCTTCGTAAGCGATTGTGGGGAAAATATACTTCGCGCGTTAGCAGAGACGACCTTAGTGGTGCGGACTAAAGCGGCGTGGGCGCTTGGCAACCTGAGCGACGCACTGGTGTTAAACATGTAAGGGTTTGTATACACATTCATATTAACTAATCTCTCACTACGACaataacattcatcatcatcgtcatatcagcccaTGGGCGTCCACTGTACGATCCTGAGCTGCTTCCATCCAGCATTGCATGATgcaatccctgcgactcgcttgtcgtcagtctaccagatgaggggtcgaccaacattgctcttttagtgcggggtcgccattccagcaccttgggaccccaacgtccatcagctaccccaatgtgccccgcctattgccacttcagctgcgcgactcgttgagctatctATGTCGCTGAATTTGGTTCTCCTACGGATCAAAAGTTCGTAAAACATCGTGCcagaacgctaagtcgcttggcggtacgcctttgccggtagggtggtaagtagccacgaccgaagccgaacaaaaccccaatcggcccagccgggaagcgaacccaggatctccgtcttgaaAACCACAGCACATACCAcagcgccatggaggccgtcaaacttttATCTACAGGTTCGTAAAACTTTCCTTTCTATTTCTCGATAAATATCCCCAAGGTCAGGAAAGTTACGGAGTCACCTAGATtgattaatttacaattacGTGGGTGTGTTTTTACGTCATACGAGTACTCCTTAATGGATTGATAATGCCAATAAGTGGTGTCGTATCTCTGGAACGGACTTTGGTCTTTTCCATTTATGTGGTACATTCTAGAGGCTATTTATTGATGGTTTGTTTAGCTATTAAACagctaaatataaatgttttgacGGTCCTCTTCTTTAATTGATGACGTGTGCAATTGACGCATtagatttcgttttttttatcttCGACAAAATATATTGATGTCAACAATCTGTGTTATGTTCTTTAATTtactgtataaaaaatatgttaaactgTGAAAGGAGTTTTAAGTAGAAGGCTTTTTGTGACTCAGCTCGACCGATAAAGTAGTACTGCCTTGCATAATTCTGCACCCAAGCAGTATCTACGAGTGTAGTTATGTTTCGATCTAAAATATGGTTTCGGTgtgaaattacaggcacataaGGCTTAAACCTTAAAATCTCTTATTTTAAGGCTAATTTTGGGCACATTGGGCACTATGGCATTATTGAACGTGTAGCTGattagcttttatttaaaaaaaaaagaatatttgccttatcttttaaatatgaccaatattcccattcccctccaactagtcgggaaagactgtattaggagtgggtacgacaatagatttacagggcggggatcgaaccaccatgagtccgaccgctcttaccgttgagctattgaggctttatatttattgagatctctaaatagtaaaacaattcaatattaaaaagaaatgtacCCTATGCTAATATACTGCCGCTATACATTTTCGACGTTAAGAACTTCAAGCCAAGTAAACAAAGGTTCatagataaaattattagacagtaataaaaaaaaaatagtgtctGATGACCTATGATAAGGCCTATGATGGTGTGATAGAACTACTTTCTTTATCTCGTCTCGAGATATGCCGTGATGCGCATTATAGGCCTCATGGGAGTAGGACCCTTTACCTTTATATAACAAACAAGCCGAAGCCCATATCTTTGTTAGCTTAGCAAACCTTTAACCTTCGTTTTTTAAATAAGTGTTTCATACAAAGTTGCTCCTCCTATTCTTTCACTCTCCCTCTTTAAAATAACCTGTTATGCCACTTCTCAAAGGTCTCTTATTATCTGCAGACTTTACAATCCGA
This genomic stretch from Bicyclus anynana chromosome 14, ilBicAnyn1.1, whole genome shotgun sequence harbors:
- the LOC112051815 gene encoding HEAT repeat-containing protein 6; this translates as MSISQQFAVLSGELCSHLYVKDYNKEAINSLIDELNAKPYKAELFVGKQDAAALITSLCVNIKPIDEFIAAKTSHLLNSIITKQNIHFDGDYLSKVVAWHIDCVKKCSDMILLDILHNMQCILQNNPHSGQKFINELIGRQGILTKMISGDKSKSANNQDLQICLMSLKCVISLLTMDENRSNGQTDVSIEVKEHVSQIIVNFLMIGSTRSQDESIYCKILISALRILSHIYFNEQKIDIPISDVIGICQYFILYGLANQGNKPERIMPAQQSIAAAPVKPNPKGGKKQKIRKQRNNAIESLKKEIPVSDRSLMKDVDNFENNSAYKPASKNYLDVQKTRTCWNLTSDSDMSDVENGRESKLLALRSRVRQSAANLFLVIFKVKDKKDIFGYWWALLPDSPDVDNWLLDDKSKKTLAFAAVTDPIARSRASALSVILALLSGSRMYLSQAESSKRSNTSFIPFSVSLGYIITCMHKILVGILDAERSQAVIIVALKCCAALVQATPYHKMQEGLIRELVRSTRKFLVYRDFSLQVGALITIGCVLSVDPKIEEILKAMEKDTVPYRNQNEQSNKETVPLNDECDDFEEGYSDDEMFVAVESEVSDVKKEKDMKTFYFKSWILDICFKNMGWLFKDNERIRCKPSAIPIILESLQVLSAIAFHHLSEMLQCHTMLLADVLSEMLQHEHQDVVLQSARTISIIGDAIQKLEQQDKPLPLNQCVYMWEKLLSPLSTVLQNHENVPAKAVVCDCIANIGEKSFKELPGRMQMLCCTLLIGSCSDEEATVRAAAVRALAMAVMYRTLREDICFVSDCGENILRALAETTLVVRTKAAWALGNLSDALVLNMKEPEIDDLDDDLLLRLLEVSIQCANDNDKVKMSATRGLGNLLRIIKSENLQRHTQLKSLCEVAIGKLLDCASRVTNMKVRWNACYALGNAMKNDHLFTCLTGWQGKVFSSLCTLAQDCKNLKVRINATVALRAPEHRTQYGDQYVPLWRGVMAAMETAANVDDFNEYKHKDNLIEQLCVTLAHLCCLLKASDLPDILDPLIFHFDCAKALYTQSYHKLPPENASCMKILQAAKYITVDLTPENDTQSQSLGMLQEIFIWDV